A single Candidatus Wallbacteria bacterium DNA region contains:
- a CDS encoding N-acetylmuramoyl-L-alanine amidase, whose product MDKNFVLLCCVLMCLSVLKASEYDYRQVVAEVLDKSEASPEDAQLWVSYLQKASNVTVDDTLIMFREAAAEFSVPEILLEAIGYVENNWTQIGPTIDRGWGVMHLVENNYCDTLGEAAKLLNVERQVLKDDARQNIRGAAALLAFYAKESGTTSSIEDWFQAVSRFSGLINQDLRDYQAYNYFTILKNGIEEFNIFNQKVEVRANPSLDLSKIRPRSMDTRATSVDYPDAKAAFTPYNHVDGRSHSIDTWVVHYISEGTYAGAISWFNNPDAKVSAHFCIRHTDGEITQVVKVGDTGWHCGASNGQSNNQRSIGIEHEVTVAHPEWWDSQPQLQGSAKLTRFFCDKYGIQIRHAFPGIVGHKEMPGCNTDCPANCPWDTLMGLIKDSGSPDLAQKGTVNTDGTNVRKGPDTSYSVLITLDKGAVVTIISKEDQWYKVTLADNRTGYIHESLLNISGKDWQPVS is encoded by the coding sequence ATGGATAAGAATTTTGTGCTGCTTTGCTGCGTATTAATGTGCCTGTCAGTATTAAAGGCGAGTGAGTATGATTACAGGCAGGTCGTAGCTGAGGTGCTTGATAAGAGCGAAGCCTCACCTGAAGATGCCCAGCTCTGGGTATCTTATCTTCAGAAAGCCTCCAATGTAACTGTCGATGACACCCTGATCATGTTCCGCGAAGCTGCGGCTGAATTTTCAGTTCCGGAAATCCTTCTGGAAGCCATCGGATACGTGGAGAACAACTGGACCCAGATCGGTCCCACGATCGACAGGGGCTGGGGCGTGATGCATCTCGTGGAAAACAACTACTGCGACACACTGGGCGAAGCAGCCAAGCTTCTCAATGTCGAGCGGCAGGTATTGAAGGACGATGCCAGGCAGAACATCCGCGGAGCAGCGGCACTGCTCGCTTTTTATGCAAAAGAGAGTGGAACCACTTCCTCCATCGAGGACTGGTTCCAGGCCGTTTCCAGATTCTCAGGCCTTATCAACCAGGATCTAAGGGATTATCAGGCATACAATTACTTTACCATACTTAAAAATGGAATTGAGGAATTCAATATTTTCAATCAGAAAGTAGAAGTCAGAGCTAATCCTTCACTCGACCTTTCCAAAATCAGACCCAGGAGCATGGACACCCGCGCCACCTCAGTAGATTATCCCGACGCCAAGGCTGCTTTCACCCCATATAATCATGTCGACGGCCGCAGCCACAGCATTGATACCTGGGTTGTGCACTACATTTCCGAGGGCACTTACGCAGGAGCCATCTCCTGGTTCAACAATCCGGATGCCAAGGTCAGCGCCCACTTCTGCATCCGCCACACCGACGGTGAGATCACCCAGGTAGTGAAAGTCGGCGACACTGGCTGGCATTGCGGTGCGAGCAATGGTCAATCCAACAATCAACGCTCCATCGGCATCGAGCACGAAGTCACAGTAGCCCATCCCGAATGGTGGGACAGTCAGCCCCAGTTGCAGGGATCGGCCAAACTCACCCGCTTTTTCTGCGATAAATACGGGATCCAGATCAGGCATGCCTTCCCCGGCATAGTCGGGCATAAGGAAATGCCGGGCTGCAATACCGACTGCCCTGCCAACTGCCCCTGGGACACTCTGATGGGATTGATCAAGGACAGTGGCTCCCCGGACCTCGCCCAGAAAGGAACAGTGAATACCGACGGCACCAATGTCCGCAAAGGTCCGGATACCAGTTATTCAGTGCTTATCACTCTGGACAAGGGCGCAGTAGTAACAATCATATCCAAGGAAGACCAATGGTATAAAGTGACACTTGCCGACAATCGCACAGGATACATCCACGAATCCCTTTTGAACATCAGCGGAAAGGACTGGCAACCAGTCAGCTGA
- the ftsZ gene encoding cell division protein FtsZ produces the protein MFEFDVLEHAPDIKVIGVGGGGCNAVNRMIHADIQGVDFIAINTDSQALTLSNAKYKVHIGDKVTKGLGAGANPDIGRKAAEEDIDEMRKNIEGADMVFITAGMGGGTGTGASPVIARIAKECQALTVGVVTKPFLFEGKKRMEQADIGIKQLKEQVDTIIVIPNEKLLHVCAAETTMLEAFKLADDVLRQGVQGITDLVTNPGEINLDFADVRTIMTNGGAALMGIGSGTGENRAQIAAENAINSPLLENTIEGAKSILLNITGGMDLKIHEVNKACEIIKANADPNVNLIFGYTVNSEMTDQVKVTVVATGFSTQDMLEQAKDSVVKELKVKEGSSNDYDIPAFIRKNKQA, from the coding sequence ATGTTTGAGTTTGATGTATTGGAACACGCTCCAGATATTAAAGTAATTGGTGTAGGCGGCGGAGGATGCAATGCCGTCAACCGGATGATTCATGCCGACATTCAGGGCGTGGATTTCATCGCCATCAATACCGACTCCCAGGCTTTGACTCTTTCAAATGCCAAATATAAAGTCCACATCGGCGACAAGGTCACTAAAGGCCTTGGTGCAGGTGCCAACCCGGATATCGGCAGGAAAGCTGCCGAAGAAGATATCGATGAAATGAGAAAAAACATCGAAGGGGCAGACATGGTGTTCATCACCGCAGGAATGGGTGGCGGCACAGGCACAGGAGCTTCCCCGGTAATCGCACGTATCGCCAAGGAGTGTCAGGCACTGACTGTGGGAGTAGTTACCAAACCGTTCCTGTTCGAAGGAAAGAAGCGTATGGAACAGGCAGACATCGGCATCAAGCAGCTCAAAGAGCAGGTCGATACAATCATCGTGATCCCCAATGAAAAACTTCTGCATGTCTGTGCTGCTGAAACCACGATGCTGGAAGCTTTCAAACTGGCTGATGACGTACTTCGCCAGGGAGTGCAGGGCATCACGGACCTGGTCACCAACCCGGGCGAGATCAATCTGGACTTCGCAGATGTGCGCACAATCATGACCAACGGCGGCGCAGCCCTGATGGGTATCGGCTCAGGCACCGGTGAAAACAGAGCCCAGATCGCCGCAGAAAATGCCATCAACAGCCCGCTGCTCGAAAACACAATTGAAGGCGCGAAGAGCATCCTGCTCAACATTACCGGCGGAATGGACCTCAAGATCCACGAAGTCAACAAGGCCTGCGAGATCATCAAAGCCAACGCAGACCCCAACGTAAACCTGATCTTCGGATATACGGTCAACTCAGAGATGACCGACCAGGTGAAAGTGACAGTGGTTGCCACAGGTTTCTCCACGCAGGACATGCTGGAGCAGGCCAAGGACAGTGTCGTGAAAGAGCTGAAAGTCAAGGAAGGCTCCTCAAACGATTACGACATCCCGGCCTTCATCAGGAAAAACAAACAGGCGTAA
- a CDS encoding FtsQ-type POTRA domain-containing protein encodes MDKILFFSQHLKKKNQKKWQRFFTNLVRISFLVILIGVIFFELYYLVTSTSYLEIKQIKVTGNKKIDSRILLRTANVYPGMKFYRLDKKATMTRIKSLVWVKNVGLDFSSMRELDIRIEERNPEAVVFSNDYFYEVDAEGVVLVKGIKNIDESLAIITGLKLNHEFFEGERIEDRKFLLAIQWIDNLKNFLLEDISEINVENEIKVYFFTINGVKIFPGEFVRFKENYPVVKKELELASKIKANIDYIDMRYDNEIIYKSSEK; translated from the coding sequence ATGGATAAAATCCTGTTTTTCAGCCAGCATCTTAAAAAAAAAAATCAGAAAAAATGGCAGCGTTTCTTCACTAATCTTGTCCGCATTTCATTCCTGGTTATCCTGATCGGGGTGATTTTCTTCGAACTTTATTACCTGGTTACCAGCACCAGCTACCTTGAAATCAAGCAAATCAAAGTTACAGGCAACAAGAAAATCGACAGCCGCATCCTTTTGCGCACTGCGAACGTTTACCCAGGCATGAAATTCTATCGTCTGGATAAGAAAGCCACTATGACCCGTATCAAAAGCCTCGTCTGGGTCAAAAACGTCGGACTGGACTTTTCCAGCATGCGGGAACTGGATATCAGAATTGAGGAACGTAACCCTGAAGCCGTGGTCTTTTCCAACGATTATTTTTACGAAGTGGACGCTGAAGGCGTGGTACTGGTAAAAGGCATCAAAAATATCGACGAATCCCTCGCCATCATCACCGGATTGAAACTGAACCACGAGTTTTTCGAAGGGGAAAGGATCGAAGACCGGAAATTCCTGCTGGCCATACAATGGATCGACAATCTGAAAAATTTCCTGCTGGAAGACATTTCAGAGATCAATGTTGAGAATGAAATCAAAGTCTATTTTTTCACCATCAACGGTGTTAAAATATTTCCTGGAGAGTTTGTACGATTCAAGGAAAATTATCCCGTAGTGAAGAAAGAGCTGGAGCTGGCCAGTAAAATTAAAGCGAACATAGATTATATTGACATGAGATATGATAACGAAATAATCTATAAGTCATCCGAGAAGTAA
- a CDS encoding clostripain-related cysteine peptidase, producing MKLSIVFILAIALMVSFVNPTTAATKKPWTFMVYLDGDNNLEPYGIMNVNQMEKVGSTDATNVVVLFDRASGYDSTNGNWTDSRIMYITKDNDTSIMNSKVVKNCGELDMGSGKTLTDFVQYCKDNYPAEHYFLTLWNHGAGWKKKGGNDVMRGVCYDDQSGNHMDMASVENSMVAIKGILGQKLDVLDYDACLMAMLECNYQIKDTVDYMTASEETEPGDGNPYELMLNGLTASTTPEQYAIHIVDSYKEYYSSGSEGVTKSAVDLSKIQALTTAVADAANAMNGKISAVKTAITTARKSVQVFYDADYADLSHLCSTIKTTDTTIKPKLDAVVAAVKAAVINNCTVGTAMKNATGISIYFPSSSGSYLTKYDGLSFCTATKWNKFLSAYYKGSSVSVEPVAENTPAETPSTSGSWWDNWFGSYTALQTEKLNLINAGRLEETMAMTIAQRDAQMVEEARCQIETAIENNTIHQLIANISSLNDDQKLAVAPVVEEIKAQLIIAQLQKH from the coding sequence ATGAAGCTCAGCATCGTATTCATCTTAGCAATCGCTTTAATGGTCTCGTTCGTCAATCCAACAACAGCAGCAACCAAAAAACCCTGGACATTCATGGTCTACCTCGATGGCGACAACAACCTCGAACCATATGGCATCATGAACGTCAATCAGATGGAAAAAGTCGGTTCCACCGATGCCACCAATGTTGTAGTGCTCTTTGACAGGGCATCCGGATACGATTCCACCAACGGCAACTGGACAGATTCCAGGATCATGTATATCACCAAAGACAATGACACCAGCATCATGAATTCCAAAGTCGTAAAGAATTGCGGCGAACTTGACATGGGTTCCGGAAAAACCCTCACAGATTTCGTGCAGTACTGCAAGGACAATTATCCGGCCGAGCATTATTTTCTGACTCTCTGGAACCATGGCGCAGGCTGGAAAAAGAAAGGCGGAAATGATGTGATGAGGGGCGTCTGCTATGACGACCAGAGCGGCAATCATATGGACATGGCCTCAGTGGAAAACTCAATGGTCGCCATTAAGGGCATACTCGGCCAGAAACTTGATGTGCTCGACTATGACGCCTGCCTGATGGCCATGCTCGAATGCAATTATCAGATCAAGGATACCGTGGATTACATGACTGCTTCCGAAGAAACCGAACCAGGCGACGGCAACCCATACGAGCTGATGCTCAACGGTCTGACCGCCAGCACAACTCCGGAGCAGTATGCGATTCACATTGTTGATTCTTATAAAGAATATTATTCCAGCGGTTCTGAAGGTGTAACCAAGTCCGCAGTGGACCTTTCCAAAATCCAGGCTCTGACCACTGCTGTGGCTGACGCTGCCAATGCCATGAACGGCAAGATCAGCGCTGTGAAGACTGCCATCACTACAGCCAGGAAGAGCGTGCAGGTCTTCTACGATGCAGACTATGCGGATCTTTCCCACCTCTGCTCCACAATCAAAACCACTGACACCACAATCAAACCCAAGCTGGATGCAGTAGTTGCAGCGGTCAAGGCAGCAGTCATCAACAACTGCACAGTCGGCACTGCAATGAAGAACGCTACAGGAATCTCAATTTATTTCCCAAGTTCGAGCGGCAGCTATCTGACAAAGTATGATGGTCTCTCATTCTGCACAGCCACAAAATGGAACAAATTCCTCTCAGCCTATTACAAAGGCTCCAGTGTCAGTGTGGAACCTGTAGCCGAAAACACCCCAGCCGAAACACCGAGCACCAGCGGCAGCTGGTGGGACAACTGGTTCGGCAGTTACACTGCTCTTCAGACAGAGAAGCTGAACCTGATCAATGCCGGCAGGCTTGAGGAAACCATGGCCATGACAATCGCCCAGAGGGATGCTCAGATGGTGGAAGAAGCCCGCTGCCAGATCGAGACAGCCATAGAGAACAACACCATTCACCAGCTGATTGCCAACATCAGCAGCCTGAACGATGATCAGAAACTGGCGGTTGCCCCCGTAGTGGAAGAAATCAAAGCCCAGCTCATCATCGCCCAGTTACAGAAACATTAA
- the murC gene encoding UDP-N-acetylmuramate--L-alanine ligase, with protein MLQGVKHIHFIGVGGYGMSALAFQALSKGLTVTGSDLKRNNLVQKLEPLGLKFFLGHNEGNLVDLQIDMVIFSTAIKMDNPELHYLRTKGVPSLSRGEALGLFCAGKKTIAIAGTHGKTTTTSMISHILTHARFSPTVLVGGEMLLEDSNAIAGDSEWLVTEADESDASFLFLKPYISIVTNIEEDHMDFYKNKAEIIRNFEKYIFSTSDLSVLNFDDPAIFEKFSSLGKRVSFFSVKSEDADWFAGEIEFHEFSSSFRLFYQHAPVGQVNLIIPGQHNIQNALAAISATSKAGVSLPVIIEALSTFKGVARRIQLLADRNGIRVFDDYAHHPTEIKTVLTTLRKSYPAENLIAVFQPHRFSRFTYFQKQFPDALLPADQIVVTGIYGAGEKNTENISSEILIPILVEHGKTAIYSQNVEQQIFDFHHRLKRGDVIVALGAGSITYFATKLAELVNGSN; from the coding sequence ATGCTGCAAGGAGTGAAACACATCCATTTTATCGGTGTCGGTGGCTATGGCATGAGTGCTCTGGCTTTTCAGGCGTTGAGCAAAGGTCTCACAGTCACTGGTTCTGATCTCAAGCGAAACAACCTTGTTCAGAAGCTCGAACCGCTGGGACTGAAATTTTTTCTCGGCCACAACGAAGGCAATCTTGTAGACCTGCAGATTGACATGGTGATCTTCTCCACTGCCATCAAAATGGACAATCCGGAACTGCATTACCTGAGAACCAAGGGAGTTCCGAGCCTTAGCCGCGGCGAAGCTCTAGGCCTGTTCTGCGCCGGAAAAAAAACCATCGCCATCGCAGGAACCCACGGTAAAACCACCACTACTTCCATGATTTCTCACATCCTGACTCATGCCAGATTTTCACCTACAGTGCTTGTGGGCGGGGAAATGCTTCTGGAAGATTCCAACGCCATAGCCGGCGACAGCGAATGGCTGGTGACGGAAGCGGACGAATCTGACGCCTCCTTTCTTTTCCTGAAACCATACATCTCGATTGTCACCAACATCGAAGAAGACCATATGGACTTCTATAAAAACAAAGCTGAGATCATCCGCAATTTCGAGAAATACATTTTCAGTACTTCAGATCTTTCAGTGCTGAATTTTGACGATCCGGCAATTTTCGAAAAATTCAGCAGCCTTGGAAAAAGAGTCAGTTTTTTTTCAGTCAAATCTGAAGATGCAGACTGGTTCGCTGGTGAGATCGAATTCCATGAATTTTCCTCATCATTCAGGCTTTTCTACCAGCACGCTCCAGTCGGACAGGTAAACCTGATCATCCCTGGCCAGCACAATATTCAAAACGCACTGGCTGCAATTTCCGCAACCTCCAAAGCCGGTGTCTCTCTTCCGGTAATCATTGAGGCCCTGAGTACCTTCAAGGGTGTAGCGCGCAGAATTCAACTGCTGGCAGACAGGAACGGTATCAGAGTCTTTGACGACTATGCCCACCATCCCACGGAAATCAAAACAGTGCTTACAACTCTCCGGAAGAGCTATCCAGCTGAAAATCTGATCGCCGTTTTTCAACCACACCGCTTTTCGCGCTTCACCTATTTCCAGAAGCAGTTTCCTGATGCACTGCTCCCTGCAGATCAAATCGTGGTCACCGGTATATACGGAGCAGGCGAAAAAAACACTGAAAACATTTCTTCAGAGATACTGATTCCGATTCTTGTGGAACATGGAAAGACCGCCATCTATTCTCAGAATGTTGAACAGCAGATTTTCGATTTTCATCACCGCCTGAAACGTGGAGATGTCATCGTAGCGCTGGGAGCCGGCAGCATCACTTATTTTGCGACAAAACTCGCAGAACTGGTGAACGGAAGCAACTGA
- the ftsA gene encoding cell division protein FtsA gives MPHENFIVALDIGATKVCLLIGECSEDKIKIIGKANYQSLGIKKGIVVDLEKTIYSIEACIEKAEKMADVAIDSAFISIGGPHIQSLNNKGLVAVSGAIREISQDDMDRVIETAKTSFPMPPNRKCLHVLPREYTIDEQGGIRDPLGMAGTRLGVELHIITGLSTSIQNLLKCVHSAGVSEEELVFSAYASSFAVLNEDEKELGVVLIDIGGGTTGVSIFTGGSIIFSTVLPLGGEHVSNDIAIGMRTPLEEAEKLKVNRGFAIAEEVDPNEQIEISTPGGDDVNLVHRKKLCQIIQCRMEEIFSMAKTVIQESGCIRNLSSGAVLTGGGSLLAGNQLLAEKILGLPVRLGKPGKDITGMSSDINSPIYSTAIGLLKYGMIRRQESTKQHLTSGWLEFMMSKLKKILSP, from the coding sequence TTGCCCCACGAAAATTTCATCGTCGCCCTGGATATCGGCGCTACCAAAGTCTGCCTCCTGATCGGAGAATGCAGCGAAGACAAGATCAAGATCATTGGTAAGGCTAATTATCAGTCTCTTGGCATAAAAAAAGGGATTGTTGTTGATCTGGAAAAAACTATTTATTCCATAGAAGCCTGTATAGAAAAAGCCGAGAAAATGGCAGATGTAGCCATTGACAGCGCTTTCATTTCAATCGGAGGGCCTCATATCCAGTCTCTCAACAATAAAGGGCTGGTAGCTGTATCGGGTGCCATCCGCGAAATCAGCCAGGATGACATGGACCGCGTGATCGAGACAGCCAAGACTTCATTCCCCATGCCACCCAATCGAAAATGTCTGCATGTGCTGCCACGGGAATATACAATCGACGAGCAGGGTGGCATCCGGGACCCTCTGGGAATGGCCGGCACCAGGCTGGGAGTGGAACTTCATATCATCACCGGACTTTCCACTTCCATTCAGAATCTTTTGAAATGCGTGCATAGTGCAGGGGTTTCTGAGGAGGAACTGGTTTTTTCCGCCTATGCTTCTTCATTTGCGGTTTTGAATGAAGATGAGAAGGAACTAGGTGTAGTCCTGATCGACATCGGAGGTGGAACAACCGGAGTCTCGATTTTCACCGGTGGCAGCATTATCTTCTCCACTGTATTACCGCTTGGAGGCGAGCACGTTTCGAACGACATTGCCATCGGAATGCGGACACCTCTGGAAGAAGCTGAAAAGCTCAAAGTCAACAGGGGATTCGCCATCGCAGAAGAAGTCGATCCGAACGAACAAATAGAAATATCCACGCCAGGTGGAGACGATGTCAACCTGGTGCACCGCAAAAAACTCTGCCAGATCATTCAATGCAGGATGGAAGAGATTTTCAGCATGGCCAAGACCGTGATCCAGGAATCCGGATGCATCAGGAATCTCTCGAGCGGGGCAGTCCTTACCGGCGGTGGATCTCTGCTCGCCGGCAACCAGCTGCTTGCCGAGAAAATTCTCGGGTTACCGGTCAGGCTTGGAAAACCAGGCAAGGACATCACCGGTATGAGCAGCGACATAAACTCACCGATTTATTCGACCGCGATCGGACTGCTGAAATATGGTATGATCAGGCGCCAGGAATCCACCAAACAGCACTTGACATCTGGTTGGTTAGAATTTATGATGAGTAAACTTAAAAAAATCTTATCTCCGTAA
- a CDS encoding NB-ARC domain-containing protein — MMIPSAPHGFCGRKKELARLTSLFSEKKVSLVSGIAGMGKTALVLTFANSLKKNATYGEKLIWVACRSGWTWADLQASILQKIIQLTGKKQYLSQTGYTPEKIVEILEDNALILCIDDFQLVENENSLQLIEYSLKLFQRAKLIIASRNRVSLDLDRRSDTNEILLDGLEIEESFSMLEQMLNLHGIEMSSDQKHRITQEFKGHPFSLKLFASLLVEGGHNVEELLRQSGEFREKQGQYLLDLLWETLEPAEQDLLKTLSVLRIPVNTVELPSLSGRRHRNAQKRLTDKFLLETARNGVYVHDLIREYARSQLSPTQLAQIHKDVGHYLARAGNDKVPELCESYYHFHRAGELRMAAEVMTRVSDKRLTLGDMTESVYQLLEDALKFCGTHYRQELLQSKAGFLIYWHRYQEALKVVDQLEHSGVAALQRAKIYFNQSKYPEAVEYYNETLRIGHPEGRRLDAFIDLAMCHVQLGDMGKAEECMLQAKLELEKGVDDQLEANFHVRYGLLHYYKEDYPGVLEEFSLAEEIYRRHNILGSLALLLQNKGNAHIQMADFTKADDCFSESLILNRKTGNPHGMVYNYAGKGLIYNHLREFKKAIRIVSKALVLIERNNWVFERSFLNEITGEAYLGLLEYEKSEEHLKVALEVLEKFNNPERKNMLLLIYSQLKLFQGRWKEAGKLLAQVEEYCGSQHQDILIKVLFLKIRVLEFVGNQDLISESTARYEKLLAEQPERRKNKIEEGFNWFLDNFSTPEKKEFILHTRLVKHKEIGRTELKRIREKKEQYEIYIDYSGEELLLSGKRVNFFGKQTQVPLLYEFVVKPGRLVQPVALFRKLWGRKYDFDKDRSTLTAIITRLRKSLGDNKLERFIRSSNDPACYYFNSHTDFCVILPIIAGNTDESAG, encoded by the coding sequence ATGATGATACCGTCTGCACCACACGGTTTCTGCGGTAGAAAAAAAGAACTGGCCAGGCTGACTTCCCTTTTTTCAGAAAAAAAGGTTTCCCTGGTCTCAGGGATCGCCGGAATGGGGAAAACAGCACTGGTCCTGACTTTTGCCAATTCCTTGAAAAAAAATGCAACTTATGGGGAAAAACTGATCTGGGTAGCATGCCGGTCCGGGTGGACGTGGGCTGACCTCCAGGCCAGCATTCTGCAGAAAATCATCCAATTGACAGGAAAGAAGCAATACCTGTCTCAAACCGGGTATACCCCGGAGAAAATCGTCGAAATTCTCGAGGACAATGCCTTGATTTTGTGCATCGATGATTTCCAATTAGTGGAAAATGAAAATTCGCTGCAGCTGATCGAGTATTCTCTGAAGCTTTTCCAAAGGGCAAAACTGATCATCGCTTCCAGAAATCGCGTCTCACTTGACCTTGATCGGCGCTCAGACACAAATGAAATCCTGCTGGATGGCCTGGAAATCGAAGAATCGTTTTCAATGCTCGAACAGATGCTGAATTTGCATGGGATAGAAATGTCGTCTGATCAGAAACACAGGATCACTCAAGAATTCAAGGGACATCCATTTTCGCTGAAGCTGTTTGCCAGCCTCCTGGTGGAAGGTGGCCACAATGTTGAAGAACTTCTGCGGCAGTCCGGCGAATTCCGTGAAAAACAGGGTCAATATCTGCTCGATTTGTTGTGGGAAACACTAGAACCGGCTGAACAGGATCTTCTGAAAACACTTTCCGTTCTGCGAATACCAGTCAATACTGTAGAACTTCCGTCTCTTTCAGGCCGAAGGCACCGGAATGCACAGAAAAGGCTGACTGACAAGTTTCTCCTGGAAACTGCCAGGAATGGAGTTTATGTCCATGACCTGATACGCGAATACGCCAGATCTCAGTTGAGCCCTACACAGCTGGCTCAGATCCACAAGGATGTTGGACATTATCTGGCTAGAGCTGGAAATGATAAAGTACCTGAATTGTGCGAGTCTTATTATCATTTTCACAGGGCTGGAGAGCTTAGAATGGCTGCTGAAGTGATGACCCGGGTAAGCGACAAGCGTCTGACCCTCGGCGACATGACCGAAAGTGTTTACCAGTTGCTGGAAGATGCCCTGAAATTCTGTGGAACACATTACAGGCAGGAACTTCTGCAAAGCAAGGCTGGATTCCTGATCTACTGGCATCGCTATCAGGAAGCCCTGAAAGTCGTTGATCAGTTGGAACATAGTGGAGTTGCCGCTCTGCAGCGTGCCAAGATTTATTTTAATCAGAGCAAATACCCGGAAGCAGTTGAATATTACAACGAAACCCTAAGGATCGGCCACCCGGAAGGCAGGCGGCTGGACGCTTTCATAGACCTGGCGATGTGCCATGTACAGCTTGGAGACATGGGCAAAGCTGAAGAATGCATGCTGCAGGCTAAGTTAGAGTTGGAAAAAGGCGTTGATGATCAACTGGAAGCCAATTTTCATGTCAGGTATGGACTGCTGCATTACTATAAAGAGGATTATCCTGGCGTGCTTGAGGAATTTTCCCTGGCTGAAGAGATTTACCGCAGGCACAATATTCTGGGGTCACTGGCCCTGCTACTTCAAAACAAAGGGAATGCTCACATCCAGATGGCTGATTTTACAAAAGCTGACGACTGCTTTTCTGAAAGTCTGATCCTGAATCGGAAGACCGGCAATCCTCACGGCATGGTTTACAACTATGCCGGTAAGGGGTTGATTTACAATCATCTCCGTGAATTCAAGAAAGCCATCAGGATTGTAAGCAAAGCTTTAGTCCTCATCGAGCGGAACAACTGGGTATTCGAACGGTCATTTCTCAATGAAATCACGGGAGAAGCTTATCTCGGCCTGCTGGAATACGAAAAATCGGAAGAACATCTGAAGGTTGCCTTAGAAGTTCTAGAGAAGTTCAACAATCCTGAGCGTAAAAACATGCTGCTGCTGATTTATTCACAGCTCAAACTTTTCCAGGGCAGATGGAAAGAAGCCGGGAAATTACTGGCTCAAGTTGAAGAATATTGCGGGTCTCAGCATCAGGACATCCTGATCAAAGTGTTGTTTCTTAAGATCCGGGTATTGGAATTCGTTGGAAATCAGGACTTGATTTCCGAATCTACCGCACGATACGAGAAACTGCTTGCTGAGCAACCGGAAAGACGAAAAAATAAAATTGAGGAAGGATTCAACTGGTTTCTGGATAACTTTTCTACGCCTGAAAAGAAGGAATTCATTCTCCATACCAGACTGGTCAAACATAAAGAGATCGGACGGACAGAACTGAAACGGATCAGAGAAAAAAAAGAACAGTATGAGATTTACATTGATTATTCCGGAGAGGAACTGCTGCTTTCCGGGAAGCGGGTTAATTTTTTCGGTAAACAGACACAGGTCCCCCTCTTATACGAATTCGTGGTGAAACCCGGTCGTTTAGTCCAGCCGGTAGCTCTTTTTAGAAAGCTCTGGGGTCGCAAGTATGATTTCGACAAAGACCGTTCCACATTGACTGCGATCATTACCAGATTACGGAAAAGCCTGGGCGATAATAAACTGGAACGATTCATCCGTTCCTCGAATGATCCGGCCTGTTACTATTTCAATAGTCATACGGATTTCTGCGTGATTCTTCCTATCATTGCAGGAAATACTGATGAATCTGCCGGCTAA